One Euphorbia lathyris chromosome 1, ddEupLath1.1, whole genome shotgun sequence DNA segment encodes these proteins:
- the LOC136211117 gene encoding F-box/LRR-repeat protein At5g02910-like isoform X1, with translation MDYVPVLEFVPNNGMSPDKFSNFVDKTLILHNCSNMEKFVINVKCFPTAVQFPNMYLWIRFAVTKDVKELIVDFNDDNDVHYLLPQFIFNNCSLVNLKLSTCNFMPIGKVNWESVKSLRLYSCLMEDNKIEKVLSGSPLLEYLELCNCYMYDGLVIASKSLKTLILDGVGCGCSVVEISCPNLERLRISGLVWFTSLKLMNLPSSLYATLDFYFDMDEMSNDDFVKLVLRTLRQVEHAEKLEIGRWLMEILSSPEDVDYIGDLPDSVIHQMVSFLPLTKDGFGIEFYNMLECKWTDVPILNFVSNEKFVIDSKDVPLMYLDPRLSFWIRFAALKNVKELILDCDYTNVESGNEYLLPQFLFNNSSLVKMKICTCDFMPNGKVNWESLKSLQLDHSELGNQAVEHVLSGSPLLECLELRCCGFEGVVVVASQHLKTFILEEFGKSCHLLEISCPNLERLKIWGNLGHTSLKLMSLPSSLHATLGFYLLESDDISPDDCMNLVEETMKQILHVEELEVDLSRLRS, from the exons ATGGACTATGTGCCTGTTCTCGAATTCGTTCCAAATAATGGTATGTCTCCCGATAAATTTTCCAATTTCGTCGACAAAACCCTAATTCTCCATAATTGCTCCAATATGGAGAAATTCGTCATCAATGTAAAATGTTTTCCTACGGCTGTTCAATTTCCTAACATGTATTTGTGGATCCGTTTTGCTGTAACAAAAGACGTAAAGGAGCTCATAGTGGATTTCAATGACGACAACGATGTTCACTACTTGTTGCCCCAATTTATTTTCAACAATTGTTCATTGGTTAATTTGAAGTTATCTACTTGTAATTTTATGCCTATTGGGAAAGTAAATTGGGAATCTGTCAAGAGTTTGCGTTTATATAGTTGTCTAATGGAAGATAACAAGATTGAGAAGGTTTTATCTGGTAGTCCTCTGCTTGAATACTTGGAATTATGCAACTGTTATATGTATGACGGGCTTGTTATTGCCTCTAAAAGTTTGAAGACTCTTATTTTGGATGGAGTTGGCTGTGGATGCAGTGTTGTTGAAATTTCATGTCCTAATCTGGAGAGATTGAGAATATCAGGTCTAGTGTGGTTTACATCTCTTAAATTAATGAATTTGCCTTCTTCACTTTATGCTACTTTGGATTTTTACTTCGACATGGACGAAATGAGTAATGATGACTTCGTAAAGTTGGTCTTGCGGACTCTTCGGCAGGTTGAGCATGCTGAAAAGCTAGAAATTGGGCGTTGGTTGATGGAG ATTCTATCATCCCCGGAGGATGTAGACTACATAGGAGACTTGCCAGATTCTGTCATTCACCAGATGGTCTCTTTTTTGCCATTAACAAAAGACGGATTTGGCATTGAGTTTTACAATATGCTGGAGTGTAAATGGACTGATGTCCCAATCCTCAACTTTGTTTCCAACG AGAAATTTGTTATCGACTCCAAAGATGTCCCTTTGATGTACTTGGATCCTAGATTGTCCTTCTGGATTCGTTTTGCTGCCTTAAAAAATGTAAAGGAGCTCATTTTGGATTGTGATTATACTAATGTGGAATCGGGAAACGAGTACCTATTGCCGCAATTTCTTTTCAACAACTCTTCATTGGTTAAAATGAAGATATGTACTTGTGATTTTATGCCGAATGGGAAAGTAAATTGGGAATCTCTTAAGAGTTTGCAGTTAGATCATTCTGAGTTGGGTAATCAAGCGGTTGAGCATGTTTTATCAGGTAGTCCTTTGCTTGAATGCTTAGAATTACGCTGTTGTGGCTTTGAAGGTGTGGTTGTTGTTGCTTCTCAGCATTTGAAAACATTTATTCTAGAGGAATTTGGCAAGAGCTGTCATCTCCTGGAAATTTCATGTCCTAATCTTGAGAGATTGAAAATTTGGGGAAACTTGGGTCATACATCTCTTAAATTGATGAGCTTGCCTTCTTCACTTCATGCTACTTTGGGGTTTTACCTCTTAGAATCCGATGATATCAGTCCTGATGACTGCATGAATTTAGTTGAGGAGACCATGAAGCAGATTCTGCATGTTGAGGAGCTGGAAGTCGACTTGAGCAGGTTGAGGAGCTAG
- the LOC136211117 gene encoding F-box/LRR-repeat protein 25-like isoform X2: MAGTGGASMVESKGSCDSENRNKRIKLSEEEDRFSALPDSLIHRILYFLPTIDLVKTFVLSKSWQYQWTMCLFSNSFQIMVEHAEKLEIGRWLMEILSSPEDVDYIGDLPDSVIHQMVSFLPLTKDGFGIEFYNMLECKWTDVPILNFVSNEKFVIDSKDVPLMYLDPRLSFWIRFAALKNVKELILDCDYTNVESGNEYLLPQFLFNNSSLVKMKICTCDFMPNGKVNWESLKSLQLDHSELGNQAVEHVLSGSPLLECLELRCCGFEGVVVVASQHLKTFILEEFGKSCHLLEISCPNLERLKIWGNLGHTSLKLMSLPSSLHATLGFYLLESDDISPDDCMNLVEETMKQILHVEELEVDLSRLRS; this comes from the exons ATGGCGGGAACTGGTGGAGCTTCTATGGTGGAAAGCAAGGGAAGCTGCGATTCAGAAAACCGAAATAAGAGAATCAAATTAAGCGAGGAAGAAGATCGATTTAGTGCCTTACCAGATTCCCTGATTCACCGCATCCTCTACTTTTTGCCAACAATTGATTTAGTCAAGACTTTCGTTTTATCCAAATCGTGGCAGTATCAATGGACTATGTGCCTGTTCTCGAATTCGTTCCAAATAATG GTTGAGCATGCTGAAAAGCTAGAAATTGGGCGTTGGTTGATGGAG ATTCTATCATCCCCGGAGGATGTAGACTACATAGGAGACTTGCCAGATTCTGTCATTCACCAGATGGTCTCTTTTTTGCCATTAACAAAAGACGGATTTGGCATTGAGTTTTACAATATGCTGGAGTGTAAATGGACTGATGTCCCAATCCTCAACTTTGTTTCCAACG AGAAATTTGTTATCGACTCCAAAGATGTCCCTTTGATGTACTTGGATCCTAGATTGTCCTTCTGGATTCGTTTTGCTGCCTTAAAAAATGTAAAGGAGCTCATTTTGGATTGTGATTATACTAATGTGGAATCGGGAAACGAGTACCTATTGCCGCAATTTCTTTTCAACAACTCTTCATTGGTTAAAATGAAGATATGTACTTGTGATTTTATGCCGAATGGGAAAGTAAATTGGGAATCTCTTAAGAGTTTGCAGTTAGATCATTCTGAGTTGGGTAATCAAGCGGTTGAGCATGTTTTATCAGGTAGTCCTTTGCTTGAATGCTTAGAATTACGCTGTTGTGGCTTTGAAGGTGTGGTTGTTGTTGCTTCTCAGCATTTGAAAACATTTATTCTAGAGGAATTTGGCAAGAGCTGTCATCTCCTGGAAATTTCATGTCCTAATCTTGAGAGATTGAAAATTTGGGGAAACTTGGGTCATACATCTCTTAAATTGATGAGCTTGCCTTCTTCACTTCATGCTACTTTGGGGTTTTACCTCTTAGAATCCGATGATATCAGTCCTGATGACTGCATGAATTTAGTTGAGGAGACCATGAAGCAGATTCTGCATGTTGAGGAGCTGGAAGTCGACTTGAGCAGGTTGAGGAGCTAG